The nucleotide window CCTCAAGACACTGTGTATGAAGTACAGGCATTTACTCACTTTGGTATCTGCTATGTGGTTTTACATAGCTAAGGTGGTTCCTTCCCATTTTATGTCCCTACAAGTTTCTCCTCTATAGTCCCTAGCCAAAGCTGCTACTCTAAAGTCTTAACTCATGTAGACATTCTGTTAAGTCCATCCTCCCACCTCCCCTTAGTACATTCTTAACATTAAACACACTCTTAAATACCACAAATTTCTATGCGATTTGAGTTTGCATTACAGGAAAACCATTTACCTGAGTCTGTCCTGAACGGGCTGGACAAAAAAGCCAAAGCTCTTTTTATAAAATGAATATGCTTTTTGACATTATGTATAGCTTTCTCCATACCGTTTTGGCTATGAAATGAACCAATGCAATTTGCAAAACATACAATTAATTAGTATCGGTATGAAATGTAAGATTAAGATTTTATGCTCAAGGAGTATATGCTCTTCCTTCTCATTTCTTCCCAAATGATCAGACATTGCCTTCTACTACAGTTGTTCTATGACTTTGGTATTGCCTCACTTCAGCTTCCTTGCTGCTGTAAGATGATTGTATCATCACTCTTGTGAAAGCCCTGCTGAGCAATGATCATTACTGTTTTATATCACATTTGCTATCTGCATTTTGTATTGAAATATACACATTCAAATGCAGATTTTAAGATATCCTAAGAAACAGTCTATAACCCAAACTCTTCTTAGATTAATCCTTTTTCAAGCTTCTTCTGTCATGTTTATAAGAAATTAACTGCATCTAtgtggggaaaagagagaacttTATCATTCAAAGCAGAGAAGCTCCTGTGTTCCCAAATGACTTAAcattttactttcttctttGCTATTCTTAATTCAGTTGTATTACCTTCTTTCCCTTTGGCTCTATGTTTATTATAATTTCATTATCAtattatcacagaatgacagagcattaggggctggaagggacctcgaaagatcatccagtctaacccctctgccagagcaggatcacctagagcagatcacacaggaatacatccaggcaggttttgagtatctccacgGAGGCAGAcaccataacctccctgggcagcctgttccagtgttctggcaccctcacagggaaaaaaactttcctcatgtttccacaGACCTTCCTCTacttcaacttccacccattgccccttgttctgtcattgggcatcacctagaagagactgactccatcctcttggcactcaccctttacatatttataaacatgattGAGGTCAAATTTATGTTTTAAAGTCTTTTTACAAAGATTTTCTATGAATTTTTGCAACTCAGCATATGGACTCAATTACTGATACAGTCTAGAAAACAGACTGCAGATAAAACTGAAAAGTTTAGCTTAGCATCACTATAGCTATCATGTATCTGATTGTCCCAGAATCTGTAACTATACCATTTCACTGTACATTCACACAGGTACACTAAAttagaaagggaagaaagaagtttCAGTCTTCATTTTCAAAGTGTTTATCTGGTGCATTTTCCCCATAAATCACTATAACCAAAGCAAAGTGGCCATGATGCCCAACAGGAAGAAATGTAACAGGCTGCAATCCTGCAGTAGATTACCACTAGTATTGACATTATATGCAGATTTTAAATGGGTAAGATTTCAGTATATAAAGGAGTcttgtaagaaagatggagaaaaagTTTTTAccagggcctgtagtgacagaacACAGggcaacagttttaaactggaagagacTGGAcaaaaggaagactttttttattttgaaacaggttgcccagagaagttggggCTGACCCATCAtttgaagtgttcaaggtcaggttggatggatcTTTGACctacctgatctagtgagaGATGTCCTTGACTGTGgctgggggtttggactagatgattttcaaAAAGTTCTTTTCAATTCTTTCAATCCAAAAtattctatgcttctataaaATCAGGGATATACTTAAGAGCTGGACTGGAAGAAAGTAATGTGTCAGGGTAACACAGATAATCAAAAAGGGATGTCAAAATAAAAGATTTGTAGCTGCCACTGTGGGTCATCATGCTAGATTTCTACTTGTGAGTGTGTAAGTAAGTAAATTAAATTTAGGAGCTCCAAATGGGTTTACTGCAAACCTATTTCAggcctgctaaagcaggttcatcAAATAAATTTTAGGTCAGGACTAGTATAAAATTTGGTGTTTATAAAAgtgagggggggggaaaaaaacccaaaacttaaaCTCAGATCCAGAGCAAGCTGCAGGGTTGTGTGTTGCATTATAATCTGCACTCCACTAGACTTGCTCGGCTTCGGGAAGGTGAAGGCCACTGTGCTTTTAGCTACCGTTTGGATCATGGTGTTTAAAAACAGGCTAGTGGAGGCTTTACACAAGCTGTAACATCTAGCCTTAACAAAGACCACAGATAGCCAGAAAGGAGCTTCAACTTTCTCTTACTGTGCAACACGACTCAGTTCAGTTATTCCAAAGCTTTCCTCATTACATGAAACTCCCATGATTTGATAGCGCTGTTCACCTATCCATTTGCAACGTGATTACACAACGTATCACACAGCTACCCACAGAAGGCTGCTGCTAGCCAGGACTACACTTTCTCCTGCGTCTCCCGAGACCCCAAGCCGCCCGGCACGGATGAGAGGAGCTTCGGCCCACACGTGTAGAACGCTGAAGGTGACAGGTATTTACGTTCGCTCGACAGGCGCTCCTGAACCCATCTTCAGTGCGCACCGATCCTGTATTTTCCAAAGTCTATGGAAGCCCTCAAGAGGGGCGCACACCACGGCTGCCTGGGGGCCTCTAGCACGGCTCCACCTGGGCACCCCGCGCCAGCACCCCCGGGCAGGAAGAGGCCGGGAGTCCTCGGCTCCATGCGCCGAGCCGCTACGGACGTGTGTTTGCGTACATTCGCCGGGTACTTGAGCCTGCGGCGCTGCCAGGCGGGCTGCCGCAGCACGACAGGTCATGGTACGGCAGGCTCCATGCCTCCTCTGCaagggctgcagcccagggccacGGAAGGAGGCTCCTCCCGCCCTAGCGGGCGCGGCTCTCACCGCTACCGCCTCGCGGCACCCCCCGCCGGGCCCTCCGCCCGCGTCGGGCGGGATGCGGGGCGCTCGCAAGCGGCTGTGCTCCGCCTTGATCGTCGCTTAcggcctcttctccctctatGCGGCCTACACCGTCTTCCTTCGACCCCGCCGCCCGTCCACCCCTCGCCCGTCGCACCGGGACCGGCGCGGCCCGCGAGGTAAGAGCAGTGGCGGAGCCGCTCTGAGCTACCCTGCCgcgggctggctggctggcctgGCTGCGGCCAGCAGCGGGTTTGATGCAGGGCCGGGGAGTGGCGGTTGTGATGTGGGCCTGACGTGGGTCGTCAGCTGCTTGCTCCAGAGAGGCCTCGGCGCCCGCGGCATGTATGAACGGCGGCACCTCGCCCCCTGTTTGGAAAGCCCAGGCCAGGCCGAGAACAGCCCGTCGTCCCCCAGCGCCTGTGCTCAGTAGCACCGTGGCAGGCGGGGCTCAGAGGCAGCCTTTCAGGAACGGCAGGGCCGGGACCAAGCTCCCATCTACCCGCGGTTAGGCCTGCGCTAGCGGCGGCTATTTCCTCGTGAGGCACCCGGCTGCGGGCGCAGCGGCGGAAGGGCAGGCGGTGTGGCGGAGAGTGGGGCGGGAGGGTTTTACGGTGCTGCTTGAAATTAAGCATTCGAGAAAAATCGTCAGTTGTATAAACTTGTAAATCTGTTCTTCTTAAGTAAATTATGCTCTGGGGTTTCTTAGATAATGCTGCCTTGGGAAATGAAGAGTGGAATCCGTGGGAAGTGGACGAGAAAAATGAAGTGGTTGCTTCTCAGCAGAGATATGAAGCTAATCTTAAGATGATAAAAAAAGCAAGCTCTCACCTAGAACAAACCAGTCTTAGAGTACAGATTTGGGGCAAAGCAGCAATTGGTAAGCAGGTGTAATCAATGTCTATTAATCACATAATCTTTCTGGTATAGCacttttttaattacaaaaattTATGTACATTATTAAATAACAGGGATATCTGTACAAGAAGAGCATTAAGGAAGTGATAGCTCTTACTCAAATTTATATTACTAGCAATATAAGAGTAGTTAGACTTCCAATTTCTTTGTGTCAGTTCTTTTCAAGGCTGTTTTTCACATCTTTCAGAGAAAACAGCTCAAATGGCAGAAAAGCAGAGTTGCTTTTTGAATCTGCCTTACAGTACAACACAAAGCCTCTTGTTCGGCTAAACcagaatatttatttctgtCACATTTACGCtttgtgaaataaaatattttacagtgagAAATTACGCATTTTCTATACTGCAGACTTACCACCACTGACGAACTTAGAAGTTCTGTTGTAGAAGACAGCAAGGTTCCCCTCTACATAAATGGAGGGGCCAAAGTCTTCTCAAGCTTTTTAACTACTGAAGACATACAATTGTTcttattttaccttttcttGAAAATGTAAGATTTCCAGCCTCAGTTGGAATGTAGCATTGTAGGACACATTGGTATATTACATGGTGATGCATTCCATCACAAAAATTTTGTGTTCTACAAAAGCTTAAGAGAAGTGTGCTTAAAATGATGATCaatatttgcttatttttaagTGGTATGTGAACCAGAATGAGATGGTAACGTAAGTGTTACTGGGATATAATTCCAGCTACTGATGCTTTGACAATCCAAGAATCTTTTTAGATGCCCTGATGTATGAAAAATTCATCTTAGCTAATTCCAAATCATATGGAATTTGAGAAGCAACATCTATACTGTATAAGAAGCTCTAGCATTATTTTCCCAAGTTCTTAGGTCATTACACTTTTTGATTTctcaaaaatacttttatttgcTAGGGATGTAGAGTTGGTAAGATCGGTGCATTCAAATTCTCTGTCATATCTTCATTTATGTAGGTCTTTACCTTTGGCAGCATATTTTTGAAGGGCAGCTTGAGCCACCTGATGTGACTGcacagtggagagaaggaagccaaaaggcaggaaaaacatATTTCAGGTAGTAACTGCATGATGTTGCCTTCAGTTGTGTTACCTTTAAGAAATAATGCACTGGGAAATTAAAGAGCATGATGAGATGCACAGGTGCATTATTTTATCAGATGTCTCCTGCTGTTTGGTTCCTATTGTATTCAGGAAAAGAGACTTCACTTATCCATTCATAAATAAGCTTGTATGAAACCCATAGTGTGTTTCTGTTTATAACAAAAACAGTCTGTGAGACCTGGCGTCTGACTAAATACCTGATTTGCAAAGGGAGATTACACTTGAAgcgttgtttgtttttaaaatggattttcACCTGTGCATGTTTTAAGCCTATTGTCAAATGTTTTATTTAGTGAATGGTATATAACTTCTCTCTGAAGTCCTATTTAATACCATTTTGAAGGCTTTCTGTAAAGATACAGTGAAAGCTGAAGGAGTTTTCATCTCTTTGACCAGTTCACCGGTCTGCAGTAGTAACTCTCCTACAACATTTAGTCACTTAGACCAGAATCCATTTGTTTAAAAAGATTTTGTTAAAGCCTAAGAGACAGGCTTCAGTCAGTTTAACTTCTGAAAAATGTGTTGCTTTAGAAAGGCATTTTTTCCTTGCACAGTAAGGTGGGGTTCTAGTAGAAAGTTGCAGGTAATGTTTTAATAAGTGATTGTGAAtcaaaagggtttttttaagtgattACAATTATATTAGCATGTTGAATTATCAGTGTATCTAACTGTGTACATGATACAGGCCATAGAATCTTTCCATTAATGCCTCCTACATCACATTCATAAATGACTAAAAAACGTTTTCTAGACAGGCACATAGACTTAAACATAGTAATTATTAAAGAGTTTGTCTTATATCTAAGAAAATAGATAAGATGAcatattctttaaaaataagataGCTGTATTCCTTGTCTGCAAATTTAACCTGATCCTACAAGATTAGTGAATCAGCTGTGAATGATGTAGCAGCATCTTGGCAGTTACCTTGACAGAACAATAAAGCTTTCCATTCACAGATCTGGAGAAAGGTTGCTGCACTTAATCAGTCTTTCACTTGACTGATTATGGTTATTTTCTCTCTGGTGTGTCTGTTTCAGATTAATAGTAAGCTCACATTGTTCCTTACGGTAGGCATCTTTGTGGTGGGTTTAGGAATTACCCCCCCAACATAACTGAGCTAAGCTACCGGCTCCAAACCACAACAGTTCTCTCAAGGAAAGACTTCTAGTATTTCAATATCTTACTGTTTAGAGAAATGAGGGATAATAGAGTCTTCATTTTAAATTCATCTTGCATCCTGTAAAAACAGAAAGTGTAAGTTCGGTGCCAACGTAAGAGAGTTAAAATTTGACAGACTGGTAGGAACTTGGGTCAAGTATAGAAAATATGCAAACATAACTGCTCTTTTAATGATGAGGATTCTGAAATCCAGGAGCTGAAGTTCTGTTTTTTATTCAATGTTATTTTGTATGGTTTTTTAATGAGGAAGAATTAGTCCATTATTTTGCCTGCTTACTGGTTATAAGTTTTTCTAGAACTGTTGACTTCTTTATTGCCTGGCTGAGGTAAATGCCCTCCCTTTGATTACTAACTGATGTGACATATTTGGAGAATATGTTCTGctgtgcaggtttttttttttttgtggtaagTCTAACAGTTGTTAAAACATAGAACTCTGATGAGTCTTTTTAAAGAATATCAAATCTGAAGACAAATGCCAAAATATCACTTGAATAGAATTGCATGAATAAGCCCATTTTGTATATTTATCATAGAGAATACATGTGTTTAATACAAATTTTGACGTCTTCAGATTTTTACTAAAGAAGTTGGCTCATGAATACTAAAATTATCAAATTCTGCACTTAATGCAGGGACTTCTATTTAAAAACATGACTACAAGGAGCTGCATAGCTGTGGATTTTAGTGACATGTTTGGGGGCTCAGAGAAGTAGGAGAGCAGGGTTTAGCACTTTCTTTGGCCTGAAGCAATTCATATCTTCTCTCTTGTTATCTAAGGTGTTTCAGAATAGGGAGTGCAAGATTTAGTAATCCCTCATTATTAGGTAAGAGCATTCTTAAATTTCTGCTCCACTGACTAGCACCCTCTGTATTTTATGCTCCCTCTGTGTTCACTGCTACCTTTTGACAGTCCCTGCTAGCCCCAGTTCTTAAGCAGTTCTGAAATCCCATCCTCTTGTCCTCCTTATGCAAATCATCTTGATTCATGTCAGATGAAAGCATAATTGTCAATGAAGTTAACCAGCAAAGATTTCTGTATCTGCCAAAGGATTCTGCAAAGGACAGCTTGTGACAATTTGCTTTCCTTCATAGCCTTTGGTGAAACTTTCTGAAAATCCAAATACACTATGTCTGCTGGAACCGCTTTATCTGTATCTTTATCTGTATTCTTACTGAAATACTTGTAGTTCTCCATCAGATCAGTGAGAAAGGATTTCCAGCAGTGTTTATCCACATATGTGATCAGTGATCTTACCTTTTGCTGAGGTCCAGTGATCTTGTTATTTATTGCAGGCTCTTCCAGAGATATCTCCAGGGTCCTCTCAAGTTGCTTTTGTAGATGGGAGTGACACTGGTGGACACCTTCTCAACAGGCACAATGTCTCTTCATAATGACAGCTGCATACCTGTGCTAGCAGTTCTGCAGTTTACTGTTTCATAACTCTCAGGTGAATGTCATTCAGGTCTGCTTCTTCCATCCGATACAATACCTTTGTTGGTTTACCTTATATTGCTTGCTGAAGAGAATGAGTTAGATGCTATGGCTTTGTCATCTCATTTTAAACCCTATTTAAACTGTTGTCCTTCCAGCTGTGTAGTTGTctatttgtatatttgtatattttttaatatattttggtTTTCATATGCTTAAAGAACCTTCACCTGTAAACCTGTTTTTCAGGTACTTTTCTATTTGTTGTGGCAAGCTTTTCATTGATACCAGTGATGACCTTTGCCCTTTCACAGCCTCCCTAACTTTTCTATGAAGCTACATGGGTTTGAGGAGGGCTGCGTTGGTTCTATTTTGGATTGAGGCACACAGCTTGCCTGGGCTTCTTACGCAGTGTTTTTGAACAACCTAAAAGCTCTTTGCAAGCTTCTTCTTATTTGGGTACTGCTTTCAGAGTTTCGTTCttgattttcttattttaagtGATTCCTTTATTGCATATGAGGTATGTCAATGCTGGGTGCATTTGATAtgttctcttctgctgctgtgttaaaTTACATTTCTATTACTGAATGGCTGTATGACTAACACCTTTGGAATTAGGTCTGGAAGACATAGTGTGGAATAGCATCTCTTCATATGGGTTCTAAGACTTGTAAAGGAAATCAGAGACTTTATAGGAAGCAAGTAATTTATTGATTCCAAAAGATGTAATCTCTCCATGATCTAGACTTCATGTGAGTAGTGAAAATGTCTTAGTACTACTGCcttaatttttcagtttgtgTAATCTCCTTTAGGTTTCCTTGTCCTGATTGTGTTATGACTGGGAGCTAATAGTACAAACTGAGCACTGTTTCTCTTATTAATGTATGAGATTTCCatagtgtttctttttttctcccccactgTAATTTTATGTTGCtaaattttgtattttcctACATACAGGTCGTTGCTTGCCCACCTGTCCATCCCCTTACTCCTGTAAAGCTGATAGCTTCACAATGCTGTGTCCATAAATAAACTCCTTCCCCCCTAGGTCTCTTTTCACAAGGCAATCACTCAATCAGCTACACATCCTATTAACTCTTTTAGGCATTCTGATGCTCAGGTTGTTCTCTTTTATGAATCCCAGTGATTGTTTTCTCATTCTCTGTTAAACTAGCAGTCTTGATTCCAAATCCTGAGCCTCAAGAATCATAGCTTCCAAAACACACAACTCGCACTGAACCATCTGCCAATAAGCTTAACTCAGATTTGGGGTATTCTTGCCTAGTGTCAGTCTGCTTCAGATAGCCTCACAGTTTTTACAGCTATTGCtgtgaattttcttttcttcattaagCACATTTGAACTGAAGCTAGCTGTCAGTCTCAGCACTTCATGAGCTAAAATTCACAGTCATTCTgatttagtttaaacccatgCTCATTTGAAATGAAGTTTTGCTAATAGCTGGAAGAACTGTAATGCATCTGACCTGGAAAAACGAACACTTAATTGActctttaaataaaatttaattgcTAGGTGGTTTTCCCCTTCACTCTTTCCAAAGATGTGCAATTAGTAGTCTTTTGAGTTCACTCAGTAGTCTGTTAGCACTGAAAAGCAGGATCTGGCAAACACCAGCTTCACTGTAGTTCCTAAATGGCTGTTATCAGATACTTGTACATGATCAGCAATTTAATAATTTTGCTACATAATTGAAATTCCTCTGTTAAATAAATTGTGCAAGATCTGTAAATGCAATTTTCTGCCTAAAACGTTTGTGCTTACTAGCTTACCTCAAGAGCCTCAAGTCTGACCTGGGTCACACAAGCAACATCAGAGATTGGTACCTCTTATGAAACAGATACTACTCGGTATCAGATGACACAATATTTTTTAGGTCTAACCTTAACCAAAATTACAGGGAAAAGTAGTATGCTAGACTGGTTAACTGTCCCTCATAGTGATACCtattttatcatagaatggcctgggctggaagggatctccagaggtcattcagtccaaaccccactgcagtcagcagggacatcctcaactagatcaggttgcccagagccccgtcgagcctcaccttgaatatctccagggtttgggcctcaaccacccccttgggcaacctgttctggtgttccactaccctcatggtaaagaacttgttcataacacccaatctaaatctactcttccaGATTTTGGAAGTGCCTCTCTGCTGTTCTGATACAGTATTCATTGGTTATTACTGGGATTAAAAAGTTTGACCTTTGGTGAACATCAAAGTAcctcctttttttaaaagttgATTCATTTGCCCACATTTTCATGTTTGATTTTTACAATTTATTGTCAAAATACCTTATTTTCATTTGAGTTTTAATCTCCTTTTTCCTGAATAAAGATAGCTTTATTCGTCCTTTAAGCTGTAGATACTAACAAAAGAAATGGTTGCAGTTGCTTTGTGGTATATTGCATTTAatttattgaagaaaaaaaatgatttgGAGAGCTGACTGAGTAGCAAGATAGTTTAGAGAATTGAAATAAATAATTCGTTTTTAccgtttgttttggttttcacaGCTTCATCAGTGGTCCATCTGTGGTTCCTGGCTACTTCGCTGTTGAAGCTGAAAACGTTGTGCTAGTGCTGAATGGAAGAGAAGCAGCGAAGATCGCTTACGCCACCCAGTGGCTGCATTACGCACGGACGTTAATTCAGACTCGCAAAATACAGCGTGTAGCGGTCGTGCTGCTTGGAAATGAGCAGTGCAACAATGAATGGATTCAGCCATACCTGAAAAGAAACGGAGGATTTGTAAATCTGCTCTTCATTACATATGACTATGCGTTAGTAAATGAAGAAGATATTTTCCAGTGGCCTTTAGGAGTAGCTACGTAAGTGCTATAGAGACAAATTACAATTGAAACTTAATTGTTATGCATGAGTACATCTGAATGTTACTGCTGATACCCAAAACAATTATAGTAAGTAAATTGTAGAACATGATCCTATTAATGATTTTCTAGATCAAGCATTGGAAACTTTGGAAATTGCATTTAGCAGTAAAAAtgataacaggaaaaaaaatgctagcATTTAAggagctttaaaaagaaagaacctGTGTCTGCTAGGGTTTTATGTTTGTTAATTTTTCCTTCAGTAGATTTATTCTTGAGATTTATCATAACTGCTGATGTAGTATGTACCAATGACGTGGGGATTTAGAGGATATTTATGTAATTTAAGTTCCAATTGCTGCTTGTTTAAGAAAGGGAAGGGGTAGCACTGGTTAAACCTCAGCTGTGGCTCTCAAAAGGGAATTGTATTCCTCCCATTTGGAATTAGTATACTCCAGTATCTCAGTGAAATAAGATAGCTTAGCTGCTTACTCACAGACTCATTTTTGTTACACTTATTACTCAGACTATGTGGAGTAGGTAAAGGTTTAGTTCAGTTAGATGCATTTTTACTCCTCACTAACTATAGTGTTTTAGCTGCTTATACAAGATTAAAGGAATGCAGTATTATTTTCATATCTTATGATGAATTTGAATTCAGTATCCTGTATTGAGCTAGCTGACAAACTAAGTGAAATTTTTATGCATAGCTTGAACTTGCTCACAGTGTGAGTAAAATACACTAAGTTTGGATTCTTAATGGTGTTGGAGACTCATGGCATTGGAAGTTCCTGAGCAAAAAGAAGATGAATTTTGATGTGCAGAAATTAATGTGACAAGTAGAAAAAAGCAACAGCAGTTACAACAGTAAACTGGAGTGCAAAGGTGAATGGAGAAAGATAGATCTGGTGTCAGAATGGGACTTTGCAGTCCTTGCACACCAGCATTTGTAAAAATTGTGGTTAAATGTATGACGGTGTATGAAGTCCACCCAGATCAGAGTGAGATTTTCCTTTGATAGGTTACC belongs to Indicator indicator isolate 239-I01 chromosome 3, UM_Iind_1.1, whole genome shotgun sequence and includes:
- the RXYLT1 gene encoding ribitol-5-phosphate xylosyltransferase 1 isoform X2 — its product is MRGARKRLCSALIVAYGLFSLYAAYTVFLRPRRPSTPRPSHRDRRGPRGKNNAALGNEEWNPWEVDEKNEVVASQQRYEANLKMIKKASSHLEQTSLRVQIWGKAAIGLYLWQHIFEGQLEPPDVTAQWREGSQKAGKTYFSFISGPSVVPGYFAVEAENVVLVLNGREAAKIAYATQWLHYARTLIQTRKIQRVAVVLLGNEQCNNEWIQPYLKRNGGFVNLLFITYDYALVNEEDIFQWPLGVATYRNFPVVEPSWSMLRDPRPYLCNFLGTVYKNSSREILMEVLRQDGFNKLCWIAAREQWQPQETNESFKNYQDALLQSDLTLCPVGINTECYRIYEACSYGSLPVVEDVMTPGDCGNSSMCHSAPLQLLKTMGAPFIFIKNWKELPAVLEKEKKMSLQEKTERRKKLLEWYQNFKASMRHKFVNTLENSFLSGDKG
- the RXYLT1 gene encoding ribitol-5-phosphate xylosyltransferase 1 isoform X1, yielding MRGARKRLCSALIVAYGLFSLYAAYTVFLRPRRPSTPRPSHRDRRGPRGKSNNAALGNEEWNPWEVDEKNEVVASQQRYEANLKMIKKASSHLEQTSLRVQIWGKAAIGLYLWQHIFEGQLEPPDVTAQWREGSQKAGKTYFSFISGPSVVPGYFAVEAENVVLVLNGREAAKIAYATQWLHYARTLIQTRKIQRVAVVLLGNEQCNNEWIQPYLKRNGGFVNLLFITYDYALVNEEDIFQWPLGVATYRNFPVVEPSWSMLRDPRPYLCNFLGTVYKNSSREILMEVLRQDGFNKLCWIAAREQWQPQETNESFKNYQDALLQSDLTLCPVGINTECYRIYEACSYGSLPVVEDVMTPGDCGNSSMCHSAPLQLLKTMGAPFIFIKNWKELPAVLEKEKKMSLQEKTERRKKLLEWYQNFKASMRHKFVNTLENSFLSGDKG